The following coding sequences are from one Dermacentor silvarum isolate Dsil-2018 chromosome 4, BIME_Dsil_1.4, whole genome shotgun sequence window:
- the LOC119449453 gene encoding tetratricopeptide repeat protein 38, which yields MAAKLTLRQNWRECAAWKAENLPLTTTNDQACKLFDAALTQYVGWYDDPTLGGLSGTLESLKKTDPHFTMGQVLNVGLTLIGSGDNVVKNANLSGDLDVLDSVASKGRLPHREQLHVDAVLAWSRGRLSRAASLWEDILIDNPTDMLALKFAHDTYFYLGYQRQMRDSVARVLPHWKPSMPLYSYLHGMLAFGLCETNLYDQARKAGEEALRLNRHDAWATHALAHVHEMQTDPDGGIAFLSRTLADWEPCGMLACHNFWHWAVYHVEKGEVEAAIDIFDGQVSKRLRDSGAMLDYVDAASLLYRLQLREVPKQKLATRWPGVFDVAQTHYDDRVLAFNQLHFLMAFLGVGDDGTQLVDLQPQRDLGRREDGGWPADQQRILAEVGLPAMQAMVAHKQGRFDDAAEKLAAVRYDLLRIGGSNAQRDVFDLLLIDAAIRSERHTRLAEALLAERSLLRPQSPMLKSLNEALAKRCSPSKKPAGAAAFV from the coding sequence ATGGCTGCCAAGCTGACGCTGCGGCAAAACTGGCGCGAGTGCGCCGCTTGGAAAGCGGAAAACCTGCCGCTCACCACGACGAACGATCAAGCCTGCAAGTTgttcgatgcggcgcttacaCAGTACGTGGGCTGGTACGACGACCCGACCCTTGGCGGGTTGTCTGGGACGCTGGAAAGTCTGAAAAAAACGGACCCACACTTCACTATGGGTCAGGTACTGAACGTCGGTCTGACACTTATCGGCTCCGGAGACAACGTTGTCAAAAACGCGAACCTGTCCGGTGACCTCGATGTCCTGGACTCGGTCGCGAGCAAAggtcgactgccgcaccgcgagcAGCTTCACGTGGACGCCGTGCTTGCGTGGTCCCGAGGCCGGCTGTCGCGCGCGGCGTCGCTCTGGGAGGACATCCTGATCGACAACCCGACCGACATGCTGGCTCTGAAGTTCGCTCACGACACCTACTTCTACCTGGGGTACCAGCGCCAGATGCGCGACTCCGTAGCGCGCGTGCTACCGCACTGGAAGCCGTCCATGCCTCTGTACTCGTACCTGCACGGCATGCTCGCTTTCGGCCTGTGCGAGACCAACCTGTACGACCAGGCGCGCAAGGCGGGCGAAGAGGCGCTGCGGCTCAACCGCCACGACGCGTGGGCCACGCACGCGCTGGCGCACGTGCACGAGATGCAGACGGACCCGGACGGCGGCATCGCCTTCTTGAGCCGCACGCTGGCCGACTGGGAGCCGTGCGGCATGCTGGCCTGCCATAACTTCTGGCATTGGGCCGTCTATCACGTCGAGAAGGGCGAGGTCGAGGCAGCGATCGACATCTTCGACGGGCAGGTCTCGAAGCGTCTGCGCGACTCCGGCGCCATGCTGGACTACGTGGACGCCGCCTCGCTCCTGTACCGACTGCAGCTGCGCGAAGTGCCAAAGCAGAAGCTGGCAACACGCTGGCCGGGCGTATTCGACGTGGCGCAGACGCACTACGACGACCGCGTGCTGGCCTTCAACCAGCTGCACTTCCTGATGGCCTTCCTGGGTGTCGGCGACGACGGCACGCAGCTTGTCGACCTGCAGCCGCAGCGAGACCTCGGGCGCCGCGAGGACGGCGGCTGGCCCGCCGACCAGCAGCGCATCCTGGCCGAAGTGGGCCTTCCCGCGATGCAAGCAATGGTGGCTCACAAACAGGGCCGTTTCGACGACGCTGCTGAGAAGCTGGCCGCCGTGCGGTACGATCTGCTGCGCATAGGCGGAAGCAACGCGCAGCGCGACGTCTTCGACCTGCTGCTCATCGACGCGGCCATCAGGTCCGAGCGGCACACCCGTCTGGCTGAGGCACTGCTCGCCGAACGCAGCCTGTTGCGGCCCCAATCGCCCATGCTCAAAAGCCTGAACGAGGCCCTGGCCAAGCGCTGCAGCCCCTCTAAGAAGCCTGCTGGCGCAGCTGCGTTCGTCTAA